The genomic interval CgggtgaaaaaatatgtaactaCTTAATTACACCGTTGATTAAAAGTCAGTGTTTTTATCATTTACTTCGGAACAACAGAATTAACATTCTTGCTAATATTGCTATTGtctactagatggcgcttttACTGTAATAcctttttaaatttagtaCTAAATTATAGCGGCAGATGCCGTTACAATAGCATTGCAATGTTACCAAAATAAATAGACTTCATTAGGAAACAGACATGCATTGACAATACCACTTTTTAATTTAGCCGTGTTGCGCGACAGGTGTTCATTTTGTCCCCCTCACCCCTCTCTGTCAAACCGGTACATTTACCACCCctcaaaacaaaagttgttccattgaaaacaaaaaactttagCATACCAAAACTTGTAACTGCCTCTACCGTTGTACCTATAGTGTAATTTAAGTAGTTTTAAGAACATAGTGTTGTGATTTAGCGTGTGATATACAGGGAGAGTTACTGAAAGGTGTAAAATGTCTGCCGAATCTAGCTCCAGTTCTTCTTCAAACAGTCCTACTAGTGTGGCGAATATGAATAATGTTAGTGCGTTATTCCAAACGGCCAAGAAATATGAAGAACTTAATGTTATTGGCACAGGTAATGCATTTGTTTGTGTAAACAACAATAGGaaataacctaaaaaaacATGTGTACCGGGCGTATGTTTCGcgcattatttttgttttgaatgataaaataaaataaacaagataactttttaagtttttgactatctgaaagattttttaagtttttgcgTATTGATTTATATTATCTACTATACAGgtgcttaaaaaatatatcagagATTGAGGTTGATTTTGGATCGATTTGGCAGCAGAAGTAAGGTCCTACTGCCCGCATTACTGTACCATAGTGCTACTTATTTactcatgtaaataaatatcagaTAGTATGAATATGCAGGTTAGATCCTGAATTTCCCAGAAGAATTCAGTGGTGACATGGATGATTAATGATTACCAAATaataaatcttattttttttcaggtgCATATGGAACAGTATACAAAGCCAGGGACCTCCACAACGGTGGTCAGATTGTGGCGATGAAGAAGGTGAAAGTGCCGTTGACGCAGGATGGCATACCACTGTCCACATTAAGAGAAATTGCACTGCTCAGGCAGTTGGAAGCTTACAAACATCCCAATATTGTGAGGTAGGATTTTTAACATGCTACcaaaatattatgtgtaaAATAGGAACTATCTTCTCCTTCCTAGCCTTATTGCACAACACATGCCATGCCATTTTTCCCTATCCCCTAATACTTATATCCTAATTTCTCCACATGATAGAAAGTACAACCTACTGAAGTTGGCAGTGAATGCACTTtagtaccttgtcaaactaaaaaaaccgCCTATTCATTCTTTCAAAGACTGACAGTTGCttagtttgacaaagcacATAATTAAAGTGTAATCGCAGTTTCGTACCATACTTCAGGAACTACGAAGTTGTTCGGACCATACAGTATGCAGCATCATTCTTATAACAATTCAATATCCATCACCTCATTTCCCCGCAGACTCCTAGACGTCTGCCACGGTGGCCAGCCACTAGACCGGGAGCAGCTAGTGCTATTCCTGGTTTTCGAGCATGTGGAGCAGGACCTGGACTGCTACCTGAAGAGAGCTCCCGGACCACTCTCTGAGAACCGGATACGGGTACAATATTTTCATGAGTCTTTTATTTTCTGCTTACCACTAAATAAGTATGATAGgtactatttttaaaaatagtatCTTAACTCTTATTATTTAGCTCTAATGTGTACAAACTAAAGTTTCAAGCATAgctaaaaaataagtttttgtgtTCACCATCACTTTCAGTAAGaatgatatattatgtagaataaaatatatggcCCACTTTACACCCTTACTACAAAAATACactgtaaaattatttctaGGAATGCTGCTTATTACTGAAAACAATTTCTACcagcaaaaaaataccaaaaataaaaaggtttaaatatataaatatcaacatccATCAGACACCAGTCAAGGTTGGTCCAACCTACAGTCatagtcgtcgaaatataataggcccgtttggacagctacacaaatttgctacttactctttatttacttgatgaaatacataaaaagacacataatctggcttattatttttaacagcTGAAAGtaaaaagaacttttaaagcaccaaaagttacttattgtttagattttttatgatttagatttgacaccagctgtcatcccatacattttggagctgtccaaacgggcttattatatttcgacgactgtacgACATTCACTAGCCAAAGCAATAACACCCCTATCTCCTCTCCCACAGAGCATGTCATTCGACATCCTATCCGGCGTAGACTTCCTCCACTCTCATCGCATCGTCCACCGAGACATCAAGCCACACAACCTGCTAGTCACCTCCAGCGGTCGGGTGAAGTTAGCAGACTTCGGGCTGGCTAAGACTTATGATACGGATATGAAGCTTACTAGTGTGGTGAgtgaaatgaaacttttatgatgatgaatgaataAGAATCCACCAatgatttttaatattttctagAAGAGTCATATGTCCCTATCTATTCTTTATTTACCTCCAAATCGTGGCATATATGtaattacctactaaatatAACCACAGTAatcgaaaaatataaatagtatgGTCTGGgtcaaagaaacctgacccctctcagttTCTATcactcataaaaatataaatctagGAGTGCAAATTAATCCTAAACTACTTTTAAGACAGAATACAAAACTAAGATTTCAGgagttatttattgtaataatgaTGATGTAAACTTCCAGTAACCAAATTTCCCGTAACTAAGGACATTGTAATAAGATCTTCTTTACATCTTACTAAGCGAGCATTTATTTGTTTCCTCATTACCTTACACACCGTCAAACAAACTCAAATCACTACCCTTACTACATCCTGCATTTTACCCTAACCAACTCACCACCACCCATCTCGCTCCCACAGGTAGTAACCATTTGGTACCGTCCCCCCGAGGTGCTGCTGTGTCTCTCGTACAACACGGCGGTGGACGTGTGGTCGTGCGGCTGCGTGCTCGCGGAGCTGCACCTGCGCTCGCCGCTGCTGCCGGCCGCCACCGACACGCAGCAGCTGCAACGCATATTCAGGTGacgagggtgtcccacgcgacCTACTATATGCggagcatatgaggaaggggtgtcccacgcgaacatatactatatgcgaagcatatgaggaaggggtgtcccacgcgaacATATACTACCTATATGCGAATGCAGAGGTTCCTCCTTattcagggtgttgcaaaaaggatataAGCTAAGCCGAAACGCATGTGCaacatgttatatctaagcccgaaaatgtaatcaaaatttcaaaattcgctttttgcaacaccctgtagaggcAATGTAAACCGTAATTCCTAAACTAGAGAGCCGAGGGAAGCTAGGCTATACAAATCAAAGTGGGGTTTCAATGacaaacaatacaatacaatcctcttt from Plutella xylostella chromosome 2, ilPluXylo3.1, whole genome shotgun sequence carries:
- the LOC105389917 gene encoding cyclin-dependent kinase 6 gives rise to the protein MSAESSSSSSSNSPTSVANMNNVSALFQTAKKYEELNVIGTGAYGTVYKARDLHNGGQIVAMKKVKVPLTQDGIPLSTLREIALLRQLEAYKHPNIVRLLDVCHGGQPLDREQLVLFLVFEHVEQDLDCYLKRAPGPLSENRIRSMSFDILSGVDFLHSHRIVHRDIKPHNLLVTSSGRVKLADFGLAKTYDTDMKLTSVVVTIWYRPPEVLLCLSYNTAVDVWSCGCVLAELHLRSPLLPAATDTQQLQRIFRLIGRPSEREWPADCSLPLASFPPCPAADLRALLPRAHPQAIHLIQNMLVFDPAKRLTALDCLQHPYFTDNPNL